A portion of the Streptococcus sp. Marseille-Q6470 genome contains these proteins:
- a CDS encoding DUF1002 domain-containing protein gives MRKKFFLTSGAVLLAVATLQNVQAATDVQKVIDETYVQPEYVLGSSLTEDQKNQTLKKLGYDASKDTKDLKTMTPDVYSKIMNVANDSSLQLYSSAKIQKLGEKSPLEVKIETPENITKVTQDMYRNAAVTLGVEHARITVAAPIPVTGESALAGIYYSLESNGVQLPQENKNLAQEELKALSDINDENKDKSGYDANKLNVALADIKAAIAKAKESKGELTEDDVRKIVEDTLKNYKLDQVVTGNQVNVIINFAFNLSKSDILNNEDFTKTLKDLKQSIVAQAGDSFSNIDLNFDANKAIQDGGNILSSIWQAILDFFKSFGA, from the coding sequence ATGCGAAAGAAATTCTTTCTAACTAGCGGTGCAGTTCTTTTAGCAGTTGCAACACTGCAAAACGTTCAAGCAGCAACTGATGTTCAAAAAGTAATTGATGAAACCTATGTTCAACCTGAGTACGTCTTGGGTTCTTCACTAACGGAAGATCAAAAAAATCAAACACTGAAAAAACTTGGCTATGATGCCTCAAAAGATACTAAAGATTTGAAGACCATGACACCAGATGTCTACTCAAAGATTATGAATGTAGCTAATGATTCGAGTCTTCAACTTTATTCTTCAGCAAAAATCCAAAAATTAGGAGAAAAATCTCCACTTGAGGTGAAGATTGAAACACCTGAAAATATCACGAAAGTGACGCAAGATATGTACCGTAATGCGGCTGTTACCTTGGGTGTAGAGCATGCGCGTATTACCGTTGCTGCACCAATCCCTGTAACAGGCGAAAGTGCCCTGGCAGGTATTTACTATTCCCTTGAGTCCAACGGTGTCCAACTTCCACAAGAAAATAAAAACTTGGCACAGGAAGAGTTAAAAGCCTTGTCGGACATCAATGATGAAAACAAGGACAAATCTGGCTATGATGCTAATAAACTTAATGTAGCCCTTGCTGATATTAAGGCTGCAATTGCTAAAGCCAAAGAGTCTAAAGGCGAACTTACTGAGGACGATGTTCGTAAGATTGTTGAAGATACCTTGAAGAACTACAAACTGGATCAAGTTGTTACAGGTAATCAAGTTAATGTCATCATCAACTTTGCCTTCAATCTTTCAAAGAGCGACATTCTTAATAACGAAGACTTTACAAAGACGCTAAAAGATTTGAAACAAAGTATTGTTGCGCAAGCAGGTGATAGTTTCAGTAATATCGACCTAAACTTTGATGCCAATAAAGCTATTCAAGACGGTGGAAATATCCTGAGCTCAATTTGGCAAGCTATCCTTGATTTCTTCAAGAGTTTTGGTGCTTAG
- a CDS encoding lysozyme family protein, giving the protein MFKFIRRVLVLAIFLFVGYKAYLIRQDVKQVMTYQPMVREILNERDTPANEELVLAMIYTETKGKEGDVMQSSESASGSTDTINDNASSIRQGVQTLTENLYLAQEKGVDVWTAIQAYNFGPAYIDFIAQNGKKNTLVLAKQYSRDTVAPILGNTTGKTYRYINPISIFQGGELYVDGGNYYYSRQVQLNLYIMKIFNLF; this is encoded by the coding sequence ATGTTTAAATTTATACGAAGAGTGCTAGTGCTAGCAATCTTCCTTTTCGTTGGATATAAAGCTTATCTCATTCGTCAGGATGTTAAACAAGTCATGACCTACCAACCCATGGTTCGCGAAATCTTAAATGAAAGAGATACCCCAGCAAACGAAGAGCTTGTGCTCGCCATGATTTATACAGAAACTAAGGGTAAAGAAGGAGACGTGATGCAGTCAAGTGAATCTGCTAGTGGCTCTACTGATACCATAAACGATAATGCAAGTAGTATTCGGCAAGGGGTTCAAACCTTGACAGAAAATCTCTATCTAGCTCAAGAAAAAGGAGTGGATGTCTGGACAGCCATTCAAGCTTATAACTTTGGACCTGCTTATATCGATTTTATCGCCCAGAATGGGAAAAAGAATACTCTTGTCCTAGCTAAGCAATATTCCAGAGATACAGTTGCGCCTATATTAGGAAATACAACAGGGAAAACCTATCGCTACATTAATCCCATTTCTATTTTTCAAGGTGGAGAACTTTATGTAGATGGGGGAAACTATTATTACTCTAGACAGGTTCAGCTAAATCTCTATATTATGAAAATTTTTAATCTATTTTAA
- a CDS encoding nucleoid-associated protein: protein MDIYIKKAIIHQFSPDDTELFLADKFLNITPKIEEYLRKKVERVYSDDAKTGIFEEDNPFFNHITEDLMETSVTIANLWKEEFSVSENQKTNDLVFVQFSKEGVEHFAFLRIALRETLTHLGGEVDNPIKLTQNNLPGFGTGADEALVVNLQSRKYHLIEKRIKYNGAFLNYFSENLIQEQPKISPKKSIKELEKTAQKIAETFNTDDFQFQSKVKSAIYNHLEENNELSPEKLANDLFDNNLTARLSFVDQVKQAVPEPVQFDEIDASRQLKRFENQKLSLSNGIELIVPNNVYQDAESVEFIQNDNGTYSILIKNIEDIQNK from the coding sequence ATGGATATTTATATTAAGAAAGCCATTATCCATCAGTTCAGCCCTGATGACACAGAGTTGTTCTTGGCGGATAAGTTTCTCAATATCACTCCTAAAATCGAGGAATACTTACGTAAAAAAGTGGAACGTGTGTATTCGGATGATGCCAAAACTGGTATTTTTGAAGAGGATAATCCTTTTTTCAATCACATCACAGAAGATTTAATGGAAACATCTGTTACAATTGCTAATCTCTGGAAAGAGGAATTCTCTGTATCTGAAAATCAAAAGACTAATGACTTGGTTTTTGTACAGTTTTCAAAAGAAGGAGTTGAACACTTTGCCTTCCTGCGAATTGCATTGCGAGAAACCTTAACACACCTAGGTGGTGAGGTTGACAATCCAATCAAACTGACTCAGAATAACTTACCTGGATTTGGAACTGGAGCAGATGAAGCCCTTGTGGTTAATCTTCAAAGTCGCAAGTATCACTTGATTGAAAAACGCATCAAGTACAATGGAGCTTTTTTGAACTATTTTTCTGAGAATCTTATTCAAGAACAACCAAAGATTTCACCTAAGAAATCTATTAAGGAACTAGAAAAAACGGCTCAAAAAATTGCCGAAACCTTCAACACAGATGATTTTCAATTTCAATCAAAGGTAAAATCGGCAATTTACAATCATCTTGAAGAGAATAATGAGCTCTCTCCAGAAAAATTAGCCAATGACCTTTTTGATAACAATCTGACGGCTCGTTTAAGCTTTGTTGACCAAGTGAAACAAGCAGTACCTGAGCCAGTTCAGTTTGATGAGATTGATGCCAGTCGTCAATTAAAGAGATTTGAGAATCAGAAACTTTCCTTGTCAAACGGGATTGAACTCATCGTACCAAACAATGTCTATCAAGATGCAGAATCAGTTGAGTTCATTCAAAATGATAATGGAACCTATTCTATCTTAATCAAAAACATCGAGGATATTCAAAATAAATAA
- the glyA gene encoding serine hydroxymethyltransferase — protein MIFDKDDFKAYDADLWNAIAKEEERQQNNIELIASENVVSKAVMAAQGSILTNKYAEGYPGRRYYGGTDVVDIIETLAIERAKEIFGAKFANVQPHSGSQANCAAYMVLIEPGDTVMGMDLAAGGHLTHGAPVSFSGQTYNFVSYSVDPETELLDFEAILKQAQEVQPKLIVAGASAYSHIIDFSKFREIADAVGAKLMVDMAHIAGLVAAGLHPNPVPYAHITTTTTHKTLRGPRGGLILTNDEGFAKKINSAIFPGIQGGPLEHVVAAKAVAFKEVLDPAFKEYAANVIKNSKAMAEVFLQDSDFRIISGGTENHLFLVDVTKVVESGKVAQNLLDEVNITLNKNSIPYETLSPFKTSGIRIGAAAITARGFGENESRQVAELIIKALKNAENETVLEEVRSAVKSLTDAFPLYED, from the coding sequence ATGATTTTTGACAAAGATGATTTTAAAGCCTATGACGCGGATCTATGGAATGCCATTGCCAAAGAAGAGGAACGCCAACAAAACAATATTGAATTAATCGCTTCAGAGAACGTAGTCTCTAAGGCTGTTATGGCTGCTCAAGGGTCTATCTTGACTAATAAATACGCCGAAGGTTATCCAGGACGTCGTTATTACGGTGGAACTGATGTAGTAGATATTATCGAAACTCTAGCTATTGAACGTGCGAAGGAGATTTTTGGAGCAAAGTTTGCCAATGTCCAACCTCACTCAGGAAGTCAAGCTAACTGTGCAGCATACATGGTCTTGATTGAACCAGGTGATACAGTTATGGGGATGGATTTAGCTGCGGGTGGGCACTTGACTCACGGAGCTCCTGTAAGTTTCTCAGGTCAAACCTATAACTTCGTTTCATATAGCGTTGATCCGGAGACAGAGCTATTGGACTTTGAAGCCATCTTGAAACAAGCCCAGGAAGTGCAACCAAAACTTATCGTTGCTGGTGCCTCAGCCTATTCTCACATTATTGATTTCTCAAAATTCCGTGAAATTGCGGATGCTGTGGGAGCAAAACTCATGGTCGACATGGCCCACATTGCTGGCTTGGTTGCAGCTGGTCTTCACCCAAATCCAGTTCCATATGCACATATCACAACGACAACGACCCACAAAACTCTTCGTGGACCACGTGGTGGATTGATTTTGACGAACGATGAAGGCTTTGCTAAAAAAATCAATTCCGCTATTTTCCCGGGTATCCAAGGTGGTCCTTTAGAGCATGTTGTTGCTGCTAAGGCTGTAGCCTTTAAAGAAGTATTGGATCCAGCCTTTAAAGAATATGCTGCTAATGTTATCAAGAACAGCAAGGCTATGGCTGAAGTATTCCTGCAAGATTCTGATTTCCGTATTATCTCTGGCGGTACTGAAAACCATCTCTTCTTAGTGGATGTCACGAAGGTTGTGGAAAGTGGAAAAGTAGCCCAAAACTTATTGGATGAGGTCAATATTACCCTTAATAAAAACTCAATCCCTTATGAAACGTTGTCACCATTCAAGACAAGTGGTATTCGTATCGGAGCGGCAGCAATTACTGCTCGTGGTTTTGGTGAAAATGAAAGCCGTCAAGTTGCTGAACTTATTATTAAAGCCCTTAAGAATGCAGAAAACGAAACTGTCTTAGAAGAAGTGAGAAGTGCAGTCAAATCCTTGACAGATGCCTTCCCATTATATGAGGACTAA
- a CDS encoding GNAT family N-acetyltransferase, translating to MLRELKATDVETICVINKEALGYAFSPEETAGQLAKLTQDSHHFLLGFEDSISHDLLGYVHAEVYESLYSKPGFNILALAVLPQTQGKGIGKTLLEGLEQEAEKRSYNFIRLNSADHRTGAHAFYERVGYTCDKMQKRFIKLIKGEDL from the coding sequence ATGCTACGTGAATTAAAAGCGACAGATGTCGAAACAATTTGTGTCATTAACAAAGAAGCGCTAGGTTATGCTTTTAGTCCAGAGGAAACGGCTGGTCAACTAGCTAAGTTGACACAAGACTCCCATCACTTCCTACTTGGTTTTGAGGATTCAATTAGCCATGACTTACTTGGTTATGTTCATGCTGAGGTTTATGAATCCCTTTATTCAAAACCAGGTTTTAATATCCTGGCTTTAGCTGTTTTACCTCAAACACAAGGTAAAGGAATCGGTAAAACATTGCTTGAAGGATTAGAACAGGAAGCAGAAAAACGTAGCTATAACTTTATTCGCTTAAATTCTGCAGACCATCGTACAGGTGCGCATGCATTTTATGAAAGAGTTGGTTATACCTGCGATAAAATGCAGAAACGTTTCATTAAATTAATAAAAGGAGAAGACCTATGA
- a CDS encoding L-threonylcarbamoyladenylate synthase, whose product MMEKIKQELEKGGAVVLPTETVYGLFAKALDEKAVDHVYRLKRRPRDKALNLNVASLDDILNFSKNQPPCLQQLVKSFLPGPLTIILEANDKVPYWVNSDLTTIGFRMPSHPVTLELIREFGPLIGPSANISGQDSGVTYKEILQDFNQNVLGLEDDAFLTGQDSTIIDLSGSKVKILRQGSITREDILAKIPEIPFEEV is encoded by the coding sequence ATGATGGAGAAAATTAAGCAAGAGTTGGAAAAGGGTGGAGCAGTAGTTTTGCCAACTGAGACAGTTTATGGCCTTTTTGCGAAAGCTTTGGATGAGAAGGCTGTTGACCATGTTTATCGGCTCAAACGTCGCCCTAGAGATAAGGCTCTCAATCTCAATGTTGCTAGTTTAGACGATATCTTGAACTTTTCCAAGAATCAGCCACCTTGTTTACAACAACTTGTTAAAAGTTTTTTGCCAGGACCTTTAACCATTATCCTAGAAGCTAATGACAAGGTCCCTTACTGGGTCAATTCAGACTTGACGACTATTGGATTTCGCATGCCCAGTCATCCCGTCACTCTAGAATTGATTCGTGAGTTTGGTCCCTTAATCGGCCCGTCTGCTAACATTTCAGGACAGGATAGCGGTGTGACCTATAAGGAAATTCTGCAGGATTTTAACCAAAATGTTCTAGGTTTGGAAGACGATGCTTTTTTAACTGGTCAAGATTCGACTATTATAGACTTATCTGGCAGCAAGGTGAAGATTCTACGCCAAGGTTCGATAACTCGAGAAGATATCCTTGCCAAGATACCTGAAATTCCTTTTGAGGAGGTATGA
- the prmC gene encoding peptide chain release factor N(5)-glutamine methyltransferase, which produces MKLAQLFKDFEEKLIVQGEEAESLSFVYRSLKNLSFTDFIFTLQQEVTDEDYKFVENIFIKLASHIPAQYIIGHAEFFGMQLKVDERVLIPRPETEELVELILAENPNGNLKVLDIGTGSGAIALSLAKNRADWSVTAADISQDALDLATENAKSLDLEITFIKSDCFSEISSKYDIIVSNPPYISRADEEEVGLNVLHSEPHLALFADEEGLAIYRRIAEESKDYLNDGGKIYLEIGYKQGQSVPALFMENLPEKRVRTLKDQFGQDRMVVIDDGEN; this is translated from the coding sequence ATGAAATTAGCTCAACTATTTAAAGATTTTGAGGAAAAGTTAATAGTACAAGGAGAGGAAGCAGAAAGCCTCTCTTTTGTCTATCGTAGCCTGAAAAATCTATCTTTTACAGACTTCATCTTTACCCTTCAGCAAGAAGTCACTGATGAAGATTACAAATTTGTAGAGAACATTTTCATCAAGCTAGCTAGCCATATTCCTGCCCAGTACATTATCGGTCATGCTGAATTCTTTGGGATGCAGTTAAAAGTAGATGAGCGGGTTTTGATTCCTCGACCTGAAACAGAAGAGTTGGTGGAGCTTATCCTAGCTGAAAATCCTAATGGAAATCTCAAGGTCTTGGATATTGGTACAGGAAGTGGTGCAATTGCCCTTTCTTTAGCTAAAAATAGAGCAGATTGGTCAGTCACAGCTGCTGATATTTCACAAGATGCATTAGACCTAGCAACGGAGAATGCAAAGAGTTTAGATTTAGAAATCACATTTATCAAATCTGACTGTTTCTCCGAAATTTCTTCAAAATATGATATAATTGTATCCAATCCACCATACATTTCTCGAGCAGATGAGGAAGAAGTTGGTTTGAATGTTCTGCATTCAGAGCCACATTTAGCCCTTTTTGCAGACGAGGAAGGTCTAGCGATCTATCGCAGAATCGCAGAAGAATCAAAGGACTATCTAAATGACGGTGGTAAGATTTATCTTGAAATTGGCTACAAACAAGGTCAAAGTGTACCCGCTCTCTTTATGGAAAATCTTCCTGAGAAACGAGTTCGAACGCTCAAAGACCAATTTGGCCAAGATAGGATGGTTGTCATTGATGATGGAGAAAATTAA
- the prfA gene encoding peptide chain release factor 1, whose protein sequence is MNIYDQLQAVEDRYEELGELLSDPYVVSDTKRFMELSKEEASTRDTVTAYREYKQVLQNIVDAEEMIKESGGDADLEEMAKQELKDAKAEKEEYEEKLKILLLPKDPNDDKNIILEIRGAAGGDEAALFAGDLLTMYQKYAEAQGWRFEVMEASMNGVGGFKEVVAMVSGQSVYSKLKYESGAHRVQRVPVTESQGRVHTSTATVLVMPEVEEVEYDIDPKDLRVDIYHASGAGGQNVNKVATAVRIVHLPTNIKVEMQEERTQQKNREKAMKIIRARVADHFAQIAQDEQDAERKSTIGTGDRSERIRTYNFPQNRVTDHRIGLTLQKLDTILAGKLDEVVDALVIYDQTQKLEELNK, encoded by the coding sequence ATGAACATCTATGATCAACTACAAGCTGTGGAAGACCGTTATGAAGAACTAGGAGAGTTGCTGAGTGACCCATATGTGGTGTCTGATACCAAGCGTTTCATGGAGCTTTCAAAAGAAGAGGCTTCAACCCGTGATACGGTGACAGCCTATCGTGAGTACAAACAAGTCCTTCAAAACATTGTTGACGCTGAAGAGATGATTAAGGAATCAGGTGGAGATGCGGACTTGGAAGAAATGGCCAAGCAAGAGCTCAAGGATGCCAAGGCTGAAAAAGAAGAATACGAAGAAAAACTAAAAATCTTGCTCCTTCCAAAAGATCCAAACGACGACAAGAACATCATCCTTGAAATCCGTGGAGCAGCTGGAGGTGACGAAGCAGCGCTTTTCGCTGGTGACCTCCTAACTATGTACCAAAAATATGCTGAAGCCCAAGGCTGGCGCTTTGAAGTCATGGAAGCTTCTATGAACGGTGTCGGTGGTTTCAAAGAAGTCGTTGCCATGGTTTCTGGTCAGTCTGTATACTCTAAACTCAAGTATGAGTCTGGTGCCCACCGTGTGCAACGTGTCCCTGTGACAGAAAGTCAAGGCCGTGTTCATACCTCGACAGCTACAGTTCTAGTCATGCCTGAAGTGGAAGAAGTAGAATACGATATTGATCCAAAAGACCTTCGTGTTGACATCTACCACGCATCAGGTGCTGGTGGACAGAACGTCAACAAGGTTGCGACTGCTGTTCGTATCGTTCACTTGCCAACCAATATCAAGGTTGAGATGCAGGAAGAACGTACCCAGCAGAAAAACCGTGAGAAGGCTATGAAAATCATACGTGCGCGTGTGGCAGACCACTTTGCACAGATTGCCCAAGATGAACAAGATGCTGAGCGTAAGTCTACTATCGGTACCGGTGACCGTTCTGAACGTATCCGTACTTATAACTTCCCACAAAACCGTGTCACGGACCACCGTATCGGTTTGACTTTGCAAAAGCTTGATACAATCCTTGCTGGTAAGTTGGACGAAGTGGTGGATGCCTTGGTTATTTATGATCAAACACAAAAATTAGAAGAATTAAACAAGTAA
- a CDS encoding thymidine kinase translates to MAQLYYRYGTMNSGKTIEILKVAYNYEEQGKGVVIMTSALDTRDGVGYVSSRIGMKRPAIAIDETTDIFGFIRDLPEKPYCVLVDEAQFLKRHHVYDLARVVDELDIPVMAFGLKNDFRNELFEGSKHLLLLADKIDEIKTICQYCKKKATMVLRTLDGKPTYEGEQIQIGGNETYISVCRKHYFAPEINKENEEK, encoded by the coding sequence ATGGCACAGTTGTATTATCGTTATGGGACCATGAACTCTGGCAAAACCATCGAGATTCTCAAGGTTGCCTATAACTATGAGGAGCAAGGAAAAGGAGTTGTGATTATGACTTCAGCTCTGGATACACGTGACGGTGTTGGCTATGTTTCAAGTCGCATTGGGATGAAAAGACCAGCAATTGCTATTGACGAAACAACAGATATCTTTGGATTTATCCGAGATTTACCTGAAAAACCTTACTGTGTACTTGTCGATGAAGCCCAGTTTCTCAAGCGTCACCATGTTTACGACCTAGCTCGTGTTGTCGATGAGTTAGACATCCCTGTCATGGCATTCGGTTTGAAGAATGACTTTCGCAATGAACTTTTTGAAGGTTCCAAACACCTCTTGCTTTTAGCAGACAAAATTGACGAGATTAAGACCATTTGCCAGTATTGTAAGAAAAAGGCGACTATGGTTCTTAGAACCTTAGACGGAAAGCCTACCTATGAGGGCGAACAAATTCAGATTGGAGGTAATGAAACCTATATCTCGGTTTGCCGTAAACATTATTTTGCCCCTGAAATCAATAAGGAGAATGAAGAAAAATGA
- a CDS encoding 4-oxalocrotonate tautomerase, producing the protein MPFVRIDLFEGRTLEQKKALAKEVTEAVVRNTGAPQSAVHVIINDMPEGTYFPQGEMRTK; encoded by the coding sequence ATGCCATTTGTACGCATTGATTTATTTGAAGGACGCACTCTAGAGCAAAAGAAAGCCCTAGCTAAGGAAGTAACAGAAGCTGTTGTTCGTAACACAGGAGCACCTCAGTCAGCTGTTCACGTTATTATTAACGATATGCCTGAAGGAACTTATTTCCCACAAGGTGAAATGCGCACTAAATAA